The Pontibacter pudoricolor genome contains a region encoding:
- a CDS encoding NADH-quinone oxidoreductase subunit N: MTSIILLSVFGIVNLFVGFLKSKKILLPLALLFLIVVFGVNLLGWNNTQTYFNNMLTIDNYAVAFTGIMVLTTLLILPFSQSYIDAEDENLAEYYSLLLFSLVGAIMMVAYENLIMLFIGIEILSIAMYVLAGSNKRSLRSNEAALKYFLMGSFFTGVLLFGIVLIYGATGTFDITEIGAANVMADGTINTMFTMGLLLLVIGISFKIAAAPFHFWTPDVYEGTPTFFTTFMATVVKTAGVAAFYKLMNAAFEGSFTSWFPTVIAITVLTLVVGNIGAVIQPSVKRMLAYSSISHAGYLLMTLVAFNDLSENAIFFYSLSYAVASVISFGVLKLVEDAREGNHSFAAFNGLGKTNPLLAFVMTVSMLSLGGIPLTAGFFGKLFVFSAVIETGNLMWLVVLAVVLAAIGIYYYIKVVIAMYMQPTGENTKVPVSGFATLVLIICAALTVLLGLAPGLISNIL, translated from the coding sequence ATGACCTCGATCATACTTCTTTCAGTTTTTGGCATCGTTAACCTTTTTGTAGGTTTCCTGAAGTCTAAGAAAATATTATTGCCGCTGGCCCTGCTGTTCCTGATAGTGGTGTTTGGTGTGAACCTGCTTGGCTGGAACAACACCCAGACCTACTTTAACAACATGCTCACCATCGATAACTATGCGGTGGCTTTTACGGGTATTATGGTGCTGACGACACTGCTCATACTTCCGTTCTCGCAAAGTTATATTGATGCGGAAGATGAGAACCTGGCAGAATACTACTCTCTGCTGCTGTTCTCGCTGGTTGGTGCTATTATGATGGTAGCCTATGAGAACCTGATCATGCTGTTCATCGGTATCGAGATACTTTCTATTGCAATGTATGTGCTGGCAGGTAGTAACAAACGCAGCCTGCGTTCTAACGAAGCCGCCCTGAAGTACTTCCTGATGGGTTCGTTCTTTACGGGTGTGCTGCTGTTCGGTATCGTTCTGATCTACGGAGCGACCGGTACATTTGACATTACAGAAATAGGTGCAGCCAATGTGATGGCAGATGGTACAATTAATACCATGTTCACGATGGGCCTGTTGCTCTTAGTGATTGGTATCTCCTTTAAGATAGCTGCTGCTCCATTCCACTTCTGGACGCCGGACGTGTACGAGGGTACGCCAACGTTCTTTACCACGTTTATGGCTACTGTAGTTAAAACTGCTGGTGTGGCGGCTTTCTATAAATTAATGAATGCAGCTTTCGAAGGTTCCTTCACTTCCTGGTTCCCGACTGTTATTGCCATTACAGTACTGACGCTGGTAGTTGGTAACATTGGCGCGGTCATTCAGCCAAGTGTAAAGCGTATGCTGGCGTATTCGTCTATCTCGCATGCCGGTTACCTGCTGATGACGCTGGTTGCCTTCAATGACTTGTCCGAGAATGCGATCTTCTTCTATTCCTTGTCTTATGCTGTTGCTTCTGTGATTTCGTTTGGTGTTCTGAAACTGGTAGAAGATGCGCGGGAAGGAAATCATTCTTTTGCAGCCTTCAATGGTCTGGGTAAAACAAACCCGCTACTGGCTTTTGTGATGACCGTTTCGATGCTATCGCTGGGTGGTATTCCACTTACTGCTGGTTTCTTCGGTAAACTGTTCGTGTTCTCAGCAGTAATAGAGACCGGCAACCTGATGTGGCTGGTGGTGTTAGCCGTTGTGCTGGCAGCCATTGGTATCTACTACTACATTAAAGTAGTTATAGCCATGTATATGCAGCCAACCGGTGAAAATACCAAAGTACCAGTAAGTGGTTTCGCAACATTGGTTCTGATCATCTGTGCAGCGCTTACTGTCCTGCTGGGTTTAGCGCCGGGTTTAATAAGTAATATCCTGTAA
- a CDS encoding 2Fe-2S iron-sulfur cluster-binding protein translates to MAKITFDGIEVEVEDGTTILQAARKIGGSVVPPAMCYYTPLKGSGGKCRVCLVKVTQGSAKDPRPMPKLVASCITPVQDGMVVENTTNEDVLNARKGIVEMLLINHPLDCPICDQAGECDLQDLSYEHGVSATRYEEERRKFNKIDLGPYIQLHMTRCILCYRCVYTADQITANRVHGVLGRGDAAEIGTYIENVIDNDFSGNVIDVCPVGALTDKTWRFKNRVWFTKPMDAHRDCPTCSGKVTLWTRGEEVLRVTARKDQYNEVEEFICNTCRFDKKETKDWTIEGPRHIERNSVISANHYELPVLNVPIVPNLPSSTKKNLPQE, encoded by the coding sequence ATGGCTAAAATAACGTTCGATGGCATTGAAGTAGAGGTAGAAGATGGAACTACCATCCTGCAGGCCGCCAGAAAAATTGGTGGCAGTGTAGTGCCGCCTGCCATGTGTTACTATACTCCATTAAAAGGCAGTGGCGGTAAGTGCCGTGTGTGCCTTGTAAAAGTAACGCAGGGTTCTGCCAAAGACCCACGCCCTATGCCAAAACTGGTAGCGTCGTGCATTACGCCGGTGCAGGATGGCATGGTGGTAGAGAATACGACCAACGAAGATGTTCTGAATGCCCGTAAAGGCATCGTGGAAATGCTGTTGATCAACCACCCGCTGGATTGTCCTATCTGCGACCAGGCCGGTGAGTGCGATCTGCAGGACCTTTCTTACGAGCATGGTGTAAGTGCTACGCGTTACGAAGAAGAGCGCCGTAAATTTAACAAGATAGACCTGGGCCCTTACATACAGCTGCACATGACACGCTGTATTCTGTGCTACCGTTGCGTGTATACTGCTGATCAGATCACGGCTAACCGTGTGCATGGCGTTTTAGGCCGTGGCGATGCTGCTGAGATCGGAACGTATATTGAGAACGTGATTGATAACGATTTCTCTGGTAACGTGATTGATGTGTGCCCTGTAGGTGCGCTTACAGATAAGACCTGGCGCTTTAAGAACCGTGTTTGGTTTACAAAGCCAATGGATGCACACCGCGACTGCCCGACCTGCTCCGGTAAAGTAACGCTCTGGACACGTGGCGAGGAAGTGTTGCGCGTAACAGCCCGCAAGGACCAGTATAACGAAGTAGAAGAGTTTATCTGTAACACCTGCCGCTTCGATAAGAAAGAAACAAAGGACTGGACCATTGAAGGGCCGCGTCATATTGAGCGCAATTCTGTAATTTCGGCCAACCATTACGAGCTGCCGGTACTGAATGTGCCTATCGTGCCTAACTTACCAAGTTCTACCAAGAAAAACCTGCCACAGGAATAA
- a CDS encoding NADH-quinone oxidoreductase subunit J family protein, translating to MENVFYFLASLTLLCALMVVLSKNPVHSIIFLIITFFTISAHYILLNAQFLAAVNIIVYAGAIMVLFLFVIMFLSVGKNDHDPKASAMTRITGTIAGGLLFIVMFAALKDAHVGTYDAENFNSQIGMVENLGKVLFTKYLLPFELASVLFLVAMVGAVMLGKKETGERHF from the coding sequence ATGGAGAACGTGTTCTATTTCCTGGCTTCGCTTACTTTGCTTTGCGCCCTGATGGTAGTATTATCTAAAAACCCGGTGCACAGCATTATTTTCCTGATCATTACCTTCTTCACTATTTCAGCGCACTATATTCTGCTGAACGCGCAGTTCCTGGCTGCCGTAAACATCATCGTTTATGCCGGTGCGATCATGGTATTGTTCCTGTTTGTGATCATGTTCCTTAGTGTTGGTAAGAATGATCATGACCCGAAAGCATCTGCTATGACCAGAATTACCGGAACTATAGCTGGCGGTTTACTTTTTATAGTGATGTTCGCAGCCCTGAAGGATGCCCATGTAGGAACTTATGATGCCGAAAACTTTAATTCACAGATCGGAATGGTGGAGAACCTGGGTAAGGTTCTGTTCACAAAATACCTGCTGCCATTTGAATTAGCATCGGTGCTGTTCCTGGTTGCCATGGTTGGTGCCGTAATGTTAGGTAAGAAAGAAACCGGAGAAAGACATTTCTAA
- a CDS encoding DUF6929 family protein, translating to MEEKKGTEKVDAKTITAVVTGKTFYENIPSGSGIETAPEGYYIIGDDSPFLYLVDKDFKQVGRYALFDTTEFKNGRIPKPLKPDLESLATINYKGKSYLLTLGSGSSEMRNKAFLVELPVSGGKPVVKEAGLKALFDALQQDTTIVGAELLNIEGLAISDENIYLLQRALNKAGNVVLTMKVSDFNAYLFEDKPLPVPAATFFRLPALQQYQAGFSGAYIFDDKLFFTASIESAPNAILDGEVLGSYIGYIPLSDLKETIAADKTIVAKATKVTDNKGKTYTGKIESLVVEKGNKAGNYRVIAISDDDQGHSEILEVEFIVE from the coding sequence ATGGAAGAGAAAAAGGGAACGGAAAAAGTAGATGCGAAAACTATAACGGCTGTAGTTACAGGTAAAACATTCTACGAAAACATTCCTTCGGGCTCAGGTATCGAAACTGCTCCGGAGGGCTATTACATTATCGGCGACGATTCTCCGTTTCTATACCTGGTGGATAAAGATTTTAAACAGGTTGGCCGATATGCGTTATTTGATACAACTGAATTTAAAAACGGCCGCATTCCAAAGCCGCTTAAACCTGACCTGGAGAGCCTGGCAACTATAAACTATAAAGGCAAAAGTTATCTGCTTACGCTTGGCTCTGGCTCATCGGAAATGCGCAACAAAGCGTTTCTCGTGGAACTGCCTGTATCCGGTGGCAAGCCTGTTGTTAAAGAAGCAGGTTTAAAAGCCTTGTTTGATGCGTTGCAGCAAGACACAACTATAGTTGGTGCAGAACTGCTGAATATTGAAGGGCTTGCCATTTCAGATGAGAACATATACCTGCTCCAGCGGGCTCTTAACAAAGCCGGCAATGTTGTCCTGACAATGAAAGTATCTGATTTTAACGCGTATCTTTTCGAAGATAAGCCCCTCCCAGTTCCGGCTGCTACTTTTTTCCGGTTGCCAGCGTTGCAGCAATACCAGGCTGGTTTCTCAGGAGCTTATATTTTCGATGATAAGCTATTCTTTACAGCATCTATAGAAAGCGCCCCCAATGCTATCCTCGACGGGGAAGTATTAGGCAGTTACATCGGTTATATTCCTTTATCTGACCTGAAAGAAACTATAGCTGCTGACAAAACTATAGTTGCGAAGGCCACCAAAGTAACTGATAATAAAGGGAAAACTTACACTGGCAAAATAGAATCGCTGGTTGTGGAGAAGGGCAACAAAGCCGGTAACTATAGAGTTATAGCCATTTCTGATGATGATCAGGGCCATTCGGAAATTCTGGAAGTAGAGTTTATAGTTGAGTAG
- the nuoL gene encoding NADH-quinone oxidoreductase subunit L gives MQEIVMPFNNQAMALLCLLIPLLPLIGFIVNGLGNRKLAKGMVSLIGCGTVLASFLISVYLFVDFTANGSRAYTVDFYNWISVGDMLIGFSFLIDQLTLLMMLMVTGIGFLIHLYSAGYMSHDENFGKFFAFINLFMFSMLLLVMGSNYVMMFVGWEGVGLCSYLLIGFWNKNTNYNNAAKKAFIMNRIGDLGFLLAIFLIFITFGSVSYPQVFAEAARYTGGIDSTVMITITLLLFVGAMGKSAQIPLFTWLPDAMAGPTPVSALIHAATMVTAGIYMVIRSNVLYVLAPSTMEVIAIVGIATALLAATIGLAQNDIKKVLAYSTVSQLGYMFLALGVMAFDSSIFHVLTHAFFKALLFLGAGSVIHAMSNEQDIRFMGGLRKYLPITFLTFLIGTLAIAGIPPFAGFFSKDELLAHVWEHNKLMWGLGLLTSFMTSFYMFRLVFLTFFGTFRGTEAQKSHLHESPMSMTLPLIVLAILSTIGGFLGIPAVFGENMHVLQNYLAPIYGYAQVANAAAVAPLHIDHATEWMLMGISVAVAIVAIILAYVMYVSKKQVPAAEGTRLSPIHNLIYNKYYIDELYNAIIVRPIMWLSSIFHKVFDVTIVDGIVNGAGKFVMQSSRTLRFAQSGAIGFYILLMVVSIALILFLNFFIG, from the coding sequence ATGCAAGAGATTGTAATGCCCTTCAATAACCAGGCGATGGCACTGCTCTGTTTGCTTATTCCGCTGCTGCCTCTGATCGGCTTTATCGTGAACGGGCTTGGCAACAGGAAGCTCGCAAAGGGTATGGTAAGTCTGATAGGCTGCGGCACAGTGCTCGCTTCCTTCCTTATCTCGGTATACCTTTTTGTTGATTTCACAGCCAATGGCAGCCGCGCGTACACTGTCGATTTTTATAACTGGATCTCGGTTGGCGACATGCTGATCGGTTTCTCGTTTTTGATTGACCAGCTGACGCTGCTGATGATGCTGATGGTAACTGGTATCGGTTTCCTGATTCACCTGTACTCGGCCGGTTACATGAGCCATGACGAGAACTTTGGTAAATTCTTCGCTTTCATTAACCTGTTCATGTTCTCGATGTTACTGCTTGTAATGGGCTCTAACTACGTGATGATGTTCGTAGGCTGGGAAGGGGTTGGTCTTTGCTCGTACCTGCTGATCGGTTTCTGGAACAAGAACACCAACTATAACAATGCTGCCAAGAAAGCCTTCATCATGAACCGTATCGGTGACCTGGGCTTCCTGCTGGCTATTTTCCTGATCTTTATCACGTTCGGTTCGGTTAGCTACCCGCAGGTTTTCGCTGAGGCTGCCCGTTACACTGGTGGTATTGATTCTACTGTAATGATTACGATTACCCTGCTGCTGTTTGTAGGCGCGATGGGTAAAAGTGCGCAGATTCCGTTATTTACCTGGTTACCTGATGCGATGGCGGGTCCTACTCCGGTTTCGGCCCTGATACACGCAGCAACCATGGTTACAGCTGGTATTTACATGGTAATCCGCTCGAACGTGCTGTATGTACTGGCTCCCTCTACCATGGAAGTGATAGCTATAGTAGGTATTGCTACGGCACTGCTGGCAGCAACTATAGGCCTGGCGCAAAATGATATTAAAAAGGTACTGGCTTACTCTACTGTTTCGCAGCTGGGTTATATGTTCCTGGCACTTGGCGTAATGGCCTTCGATTCGTCTATTTTCCACGTGCTGACACACGCATTCTTCAAAGCGCTTCTGTTCTTAGGTGCTGGTTCAGTTATCCACGCTATGAGCAACGAGCAGGATATCCGTTTCATGGGTGGCCTGCGCAAGTATCTGCCCATTACATTCCTTACGTTCCTGATCGGTACGCTGGCCATTGCCGGTATTCCTCCGTTCGCTGGTTTCTTCTCTAAAGATGAACTGCTGGCGCATGTTTGGGAGCACAATAAACTGATGTGGGGACTTGGTCTGCTGACTTCGTTCATGACATCGTTCTACATGTTCCGCCTGGTGTTCTTAACGTTCTTCGGTACGTTCCGCGGCACTGAAGCTCAGAAATCTCACCTACACGAATCACCAATGTCGATGACACTACCGCTGATCGTGCTGGCTATACTTTCAACGATCGGTGGTTTCCTTGGCATTCCGGCTGTGTTTGGCGAGAACATGCACGTGCTGCAGAATTACCTGGCGCCTATTTATGGTTACGCACAGGTGGCTAACGCGGCAGCTGTTGCCCCTCTTCACATCGATCATGCTACGGAGTGGATGCTGATGGGTATCTCAGTGGCAGTAGCTATAGTTGCCATCATCCTGGCTTATGTTATGTATGTGAGCAAAAAGCAGGTTCCGGCAGCAGAAGGCACCAGGCTTTCTCCTATCCACAACCTGATCTATAACAAGTATTACATCGACGAATTATACAACGCGATCATCGTGCGCCCTATCATGTGGTTATCTTCTATCTTCCACAAAGTATTTGATGTAACGATCGTGGATGGTATCGTGAACGGTGCTGGCAAGTTTGTGATGCAGAGCAGCCGCACACTTCGCTTTGCGCAGAGCGGTGCTATCGGGTTCTACATTCTGCTGATGGTGGTGAGCATCGCGCTCATTCTGTTTTTAAATTTCTTTATCGGATAA
- a CDS encoding complex I subunit 4 family protein: MITALLLFWPALAALLVLLIKGQGAKKVAFVAALVEFAIAIVATTGFDAAGGRTQYALNLPWVENAGIGFHIGMDGISLLMVLLTTFLVPLIILSAFKHDYKNPNAFYALILFMQTGLIGVFVALDAFLFYFFWEVALIPIYFIAAIWGGANRIKVTLKFFVYTVFGSLFMLAAFVYLYFQTGATEMAAHSSDVQAFYQLALSAESQSWIFWFLFIAFAIKMPVFPFHTWQPDTYTESPAQATMLLSGIMLKMGIYGVLRWLLPVVPMGVSQWDELVLILSIIGIVYGSIIAIRQHDLKRLIAYSSIAHVGLIAAGIFTLNEQGLQGGVIQMLSHGINVTGLFFIIDIIQRRTSTREITSLGGITQNAKALSIFFMILLLGSVALPLTNGFVGEFLLLLGVYNYNAWFGAVAGLTIILSSVYMLRMFQGVMFGTKSEHTEDFTDLTFNEKAVLIPLVIMVFWIGLFPNTFLSISEPAVGNLLNIINR, from the coding sequence ATGATAACAGCTCTTTTACTTTTCTGGCCTGCCTTAGCTGCACTGCTGGTGTTGCTGATAAAAGGACAAGGTGCCAAGAAAGTGGCTTTTGTGGCAGCACTCGTTGAATTTGCCATTGCTATAGTTGCAACTACAGGTTTTGATGCGGCAGGTGGCCGTACACAATATGCTCTGAACCTGCCATGGGTAGAGAATGCCGGCATCGGTTTCCATATTGGTATGGACGGTATCAGCTTACTGATGGTGTTGCTGACTACTTTCCTGGTTCCGCTGATCATACTTTCGGCCTTTAAGCACGATTATAAGAATCCGAACGCTTTTTACGCACTTATTCTGTTCATGCAGACCGGCTTAATCGGTGTGTTTGTGGCACTGGATGCGTTCCTGTTCTACTTTTTCTGGGAAGTGGCGCTTATTCCGATCTACTTTATTGCCGCTATCTGGGGTGGTGCTAACCGCATTAAGGTTACGCTTAAGTTCTTTGTGTATACGGTGTTCGGTTCGCTTTTCATGCTGGCCGCCTTTGTATACCTGTACTTCCAGACAGGCGCAACCGAAATGGCAGCACATTCATCTGATGTGCAGGCGTTTTACCAGCTGGCCTTAAGTGCTGAGTCGCAGAGCTGGATCTTCTGGTTCCTGTTCATTGCTTTCGCTATTAAAATGCCCGTGTTCCCGTTCCATACCTGGCAGCCAGATACGTATACTGAGTCGCCTGCGCAGGCTACGATGTTGCTTTCCGGTATTATGCTGAAAATGGGTATTTACGGGGTGCTTCGCTGGTTATTGCCGGTTGTGCCAATGGGCGTGAGCCAGTGGGATGAACTAGTGCTTATCCTTTCCATCATCGGTATTGTTTACGGATCAATTATCGCTATCCGTCAGCACGACCTGAAACGCCTGATCGCTTATTCATCTATCGCTCACGTTGGCCTTATTGCGGCAGGTATCTTTACCCTGAACGAGCAAGGCCTGCAAGGTGGCGTTATCCAGATGCTGAGCCACGGTATCAACGTAACCGGCCTGTTCTTCATCATCGACATTATTCAGAGAAGAACCAGTACAAGAGAGATTACCAGCCTGGGCGGTATCACGCAGAATGCAAAAGCACTTTCGATCTTCTTTATGATCCTGTTGCTGGGCTCGGTGGCGCTGCCGCTTACAAATGGTTTCGTGGGTGAGTTCCTGCTGCTGCTGGGTGTTTATAATTACAATGCGTGGTTTGGCGCTGTAGCTGGCTTAACCATTATACTTAGTTCAGTTTATATGCTGCGCATGTTCCAGGGTGTGATGTTTGGTACCAAGTCCGAGCATACAGAAGACTTCACGGACCTGACATTCAATGAAAAAGCGGTGCTTATTCCGCTGGTGATCATGGTATTCTGGATCGGTTTGTTCCCGAACACGTTCCTGAGCATTTCGGAGCCGGCTGTAGGTAACCTGCTGAACATCATTAACCGCTAA
- a CDS encoding DMT family transporter — protein MNWILLIIAGLFEVGFASCLGKAKESTGVTATYWYVGFLVCLSISMFLLVKATQVLPIGTAYAVWTGIGAVGTVLMGIFFFKEPAEFWRLFFITTLIASIVGLKAVSN, from the coding sequence ATGAACTGGATCCTGTTAATTATTGCCGGGCTGTTTGAAGTAGGATTTGCGTCCTGCCTGGGAAAAGCCAAAGAGTCCACGGGAGTTACGGCAACCTACTGGTATGTTGGGTTCCTGGTTTGTCTTTCGATAAGCATGTTCTTGCTTGTAAAAGCAACCCAGGTATTGCCGATCGGAACGGCTTATGCTGTCTGGACAGGAATTGGAGCAGTTGGCACTGTGCTTATGGGGATATTCTTCTTTAAAGAACCTGCTGAGTTCTGGAGACTGTTCTTTATAACAACACTTATTGCATCTATAGTTGGCCTGAAAGCGGTTTCAAATTAG
- the nuoH gene encoding NADH-quinone oxidoreductase subunit NuoH — protein MESVDLIYKGIFILVIFGITLLIATYSTYFERKIAAFIQDRVGPNRAGPFGLLQPLADAGKLFFKEEFIPAKANKALFIIGPGIAMLVATMSSAVIPFGDMLIVGGREIWLQAIDVNIGVLYVFGIVSLGVYGLMIGGWASNNKFSLLGAIRAASQNISYELAMGLSLIAVLMMTGSLSLREIAEQQQGFNWNIWYQPLGFIIFLVCAFAETNRTPFDLPESEAELIGGYHTEYGSMKLGMYLFAEYINIFVVSAVMSTLYFGAYNFPFMENLRSAISDPVLANNVVTMVGVAVMFAKIFAFIFFFMWVRWTLPRFRYDQLMKLGWQILIPLAILNMVLTGGAILLKDYLF, from the coding sequence ATGGAGTCTGTAGACCTAATATATAAAGGGATTTTTATCCTGGTAATTTTCGGTATCACTCTACTGATCGCTACCTATTCAACTTACTTTGAGCGTAAAATAGCAGCCTTTATCCAAGATCGTGTGGGCCCGAACCGTGCAGGACCTTTCGGGTTGCTGCAGCCGCTTGCCGATGCCGGTAAACTGTTCTTTAAAGAAGAATTTATACCTGCCAAAGCGAACAAAGCACTGTTCATTATCGGTCCGGGTATTGCCATGCTGGTAGCTACTATGTCGAGCGCGGTTATTCCGTTCGGCGACATGCTTATAGTTGGTGGCCGTGAAATATGGCTTCAGGCTATCGATGTTAACATCGGGGTGCTGTATGTTTTTGGCATTGTATCGCTGGGTGTGTATGGCCTGATGATTGGTGGTTGGGCTTCGAATAACAAGTTCTCGCTGCTGGGCGCCATTCGTGCAGCATCGCAGAACATTAGCTACGAACTGGCCATGGGTCTTTCGCTGATCGCGGTGCTGATGATGACAGGTTCACTTTCGTTGAGAGAGATCGCGGAGCAGCAGCAGGGCTTTAACTGGAACATCTGGTACCAGCCGCTTGGCTTTATCATTTTCCTGGTGTGCGCATTTGCTGAAACAAACCGTACGCCATTCGACTTACCGGAATCTGAAGCGGAACTTATAGGTGGTTACCACACCGAGTATGGCTCGATGAAGCTGGGTATGTACCTGTTTGCGGAATATATCAACATCTTTGTAGTATCGGCGGTAATGTCAACACTATATTTTGGTGCTTACAACTTCCCGTTCATGGAGAACCTGCGTTCAGCTATCAGCGATCCGGTGCTGGCCAATAACGTGGTAACTATGGTTGGTGTAGCTGTAATGTTTGCCAAGATTTTTGCCTTTATTTTCTTCTTTATGTGGGTTCGCTGGACGCTTCCGCGCTTCCGTTACGACCAACTAATGAAATTGGGCTGGCAGATATTAATTCCGCTGGCAATACTGAATATGGTACTGACAGGTGGTGCTATTCTGCTGAAAGACTATTTATTTTAA
- the nuoK gene encoding NADH-quinone oxidoreductase subunit NuoK, which translates to MNQIPEIIRTIPLEYYLFFSTALFAIGVIGVLTRRNAIIIFMCVELMLNAANILLTALSAYRGDTNGQVFVFFIMAVAAAEVCVGLAIIVMIYRNIRSTDVQLLNRLKW; encoded by the coding sequence ATGAATCAGATACCTGAAATTATCAGAACCATTCCGCTGGAATATTACCTGTTCTTTAGTACTGCTCTTTTCGCTATCGGCGTAATTGGCGTACTTACCAGACGAAATGCCATCATCATCTTTATGTGTGTGGAGCTGATGCTGAATGCTGCAAACATTTTGCTTACAGCACTTTCTGCTTACCGCGGAGATACAAACGGACAGGTTTTCGTGTTTTTCATTATGGCTGTTGCCGCCGCAGAAGTTTGCGTTGGCCTGGCAATTATTGTAATGATCTACCGTAACATACGCTCTACGGACGTGCAATTGCTTAACCGCCTGAAGTGGTAA
- a CDS encoding NuoI/complex I 23 kDa subunit family protein, with the protein MEPLSNRSKKVQKREMTFAERAYLPAIAQGLGITLKHFFKKKATINYPEQTRERSDIWRGLHVLKRDENGAERCTACGLCAVACPAEAITMIAGERKAGEEHLYREEKYAVTYEINMLRCIFCGMCEEACPKAAIFLQDDKLAPARYERDEFIYGKDRLVEPLKTTETK; encoded by the coding sequence ATGGAACCATTATCAAATAGAAGCAAGAAAGTGCAGAAGCGCGAGATGACCTTTGCAGAGAGGGCTTATCTTCCGGCAATTGCGCAGGGCTTAGGTATTACGTTAAAACACTTCTTTAAAAAGAAGGCAACTATAAATTACCCGGAGCAAACGCGCGAGCGCAGCGATATCTGGCGTGGCCTGCACGTACTGAAACGTGACGAGAACGGCGCTGAGCGTTGCACTGCCTGCGGCCTTTGCGCCGTTGCTTGCCCTGCAGAAGCCATTACCATGATTGCCGGAGAGCGTAAAGCTGGTGAAGAGCATCTGTACCGTGAGGAAAAGTATGCAGTAACATATGAGATAAACATGCTTCGTTGCATTTTCTGCGGTATGTGCGAAGAAGCGTGCCCTAAAGCTGCTATCTTCCTGCAGGACGATAAACTTGCACCCGCCCGTTACGAGCGCGATGAATTTATTTATGGCAAAGACCGACTGGTGGAGCCTTTAAAAACCACTGAAACAAAATAA